Proteins found in one Triticum urartu cultivar G1812 chromosome 4, Tu2.1, whole genome shotgun sequence genomic segment:
- the LOC125552718 gene encoding uncharacterized protein LOC125552718 isoform X1, whose amino-acid sequence MKMYTESVHYVIKKRRALGVLAVMLAIVRWRRQRRHYSLRMSRRKYGPLVDRDLERQKKLNDLYNSTDKNCISQLRTTGPLRSGFDDVNKQVMLSQSTLDGLSANDRGILSKPIQFYDKLKELFSGSSADGSFMQDPFSAAETDNDDKVKDDMMNDMSTFDEAKGPTGHDSDKLDTDSDDCEAVAALAATDSQVSSSNVFFDPLTVGEPPTVFVLIQRG is encoded by the exons ATGAAG ATGTATACGGAATCTGTCCATTATGTTATCAAGAAACGACGGGCGTTAGGTGTTCTAGCTGTAATGTTGGCCATTGTCCGGTGGCGTCGTCAACGTAGACATTACAGTCTTAGAATGTCTCGAAGAAAGTATGGGCCATTGGTTGATAgagatctggagaggcaaaaaaagTTAAATGACCTGTACAATTCAACCGATAAAAATTGCATCAGTCAACTCCGGACGACGGGGCCGCTGCGCAGTGGTTTTGATGATGTGAACAAACAAGTGATGCTCTCCCAATCTACTCTAGATGGCTTATCG GCCAATGATCGTGGAATTCTCTCTAAACCGATTCAGTTCTACGACAAGTTGAAGGAATTATTTAGTGGCTCGTCGGCAGATGGCTCTTTTATGCAAGACCCTTTCTCTGCAGCTGAAACTGACAATGATGATAAGGTAAAAGATGACATGATGAATGATATGTCCACCTTTGATGAAGCGAAGGGTCCAACAGGTCATGACTCGGATAAATTAGATACAGATAGTGATGATTGTGAAGCGGTGGCTGCTCTTGCTGCAACTGATAGTCAAGTTTCCTCGTCCAATGTTTTTTTTGACCCTTTAACAGTAGGAGAACCTCCTACTGTTTTTGTATTAATACAAAGGGGGTAA
- the LOC125552719 gene encoding transcription factor MTB1-like, with protein sequence MKTEIEEEGTRGSWTEEDKSLCASVLGLDAFTYLTKGGGAISENLVAASALVGLQNKLQDLVEADGKSLRWNYAIFWQLSHTKSGELVLGWGDGSCREPHDNGVAGADDTNADDAAELKRELDEDRVRSLVSFPVDQ encoded by the exons ATGAAGACAGAGATCGAGGAGGAAGGCACCAGAGGGTCCTGGACTGAGGAGGACAAATCCCTTTGTGCTTCTGTGCTGGGCTTAGATGCCTTCACATATCTGACGAAAGGTGGAGGTGCCATATCTGAAAATCTCGTAGCAGCGTCTGCGTTGGTGGGCTTGCAAAATAAACTCCAGGACCTGGTTGAAGCTGATGGTAAAAGCCTTCGTTGGAACTACGCCATCTTCTGGCAACTCTCCCACACCAAATCTGGTGAACTTGTCCTTGGCTGGGGTGATGGATCTTGTCGTGAACCCCATGATAATGGAG ttgcaggtgccgatgataccaatgCAGATGACGCCGCTGAGCTTAAgcgggagctcgatgaagatcgtgttcgtagtcttgtttcgtttccagttgatcagtag
- the LOC125552718 gene encoding uncharacterized protein LOC125552718 isoform X2, whose protein sequence is MKMYTESVHYVIKKRRALGVLAVMLAIVRWRRQRRHYSLRMSRRKYGPLVDRDLERQKKLNDLYNSTDKNCISQLRTTGPLRSGFDDVNKQVMLSQSTLDGLSANDRGILSKPIQFYDKLKELFSGSSADGSFMQDPFSAAETDNDDKILHAAVRNSSMKRGLFQLFLADTTCCRRGCP, encoded by the exons ATGAAG ATGTATACGGAATCTGTCCATTATGTTATCAAGAAACGACGGGCGTTAGGTGTTCTAGCTGTAATGTTGGCCATTGTCCGGTGGCGTCGTCAACGTAGACATTACAGTCTTAGAATGTCTCGAAGAAAGTATGGGCCATTGGTTGATAgagatctggagaggcaaaaaaagTTAAATGACCTGTACAATTCAACCGATAAAAATTGCATCAGTCAACTCCGGACGACGGGGCCGCTGCGCAGTGGTTTTGATGATGTGAACAAACAAGTGATGCTCTCCCAATCTACTCTAGATGGCTTATCG GCCAATGATCGTGGAATTCTCTCTAAACCGATTCAGTTCTACGACAAGTTGAAGGAATTATTTAGTGGCTCGTCGGCAGATGGCTCTTTTATGCAAGACCCTTTCTCTGCAGCTGAAACTGACAATGATGATAAG ATACTCCATGCGGCCGTCAGGAATAGCTCCATGAAAAGAGGCCTGTTCCAGTTATTCTTGGCAGACACAACTTGTTGCAGGCGAGGTTGTCCCTGA